The sequence TCCACTCGGCTTTTCTTTTTTCAAGAAATGCTCTTATCCCTTCCGCAGCGTCCTCAGTGGCGCAAAGTTCCGCAAAAACCTTTGTTCCGTTATCAACCGCCGCATGATAACCCATATCGTAAGAACCGCTGATTCCTCTTTTTCCCGCAGAAACGGCAAGGGGGCTTTTTGCAGCTATGGCATCGGCTATTTCCTCAGTTTTTCCTTCCAGTTCCTCATCCGGCACAACCCGGTTAACAAGCCCCATCTCATACATTTCCTGCGCAGTAAACCTTTCGCCCAGAAGCACCATCTCCATTGCCTTCTTTCTGCCGATGTTTTTTGTCAGAGGAATGCCCGGACCGGTGCAGATAAGCCCTACATTAACAGCCGTTGTGCCGAAGACGGCAGACTGCGCAGCTACAGTCAGATCACAGGCAAAGCTAAGCCCTGCGCCGTTTGCCACGCAGTAACCCTTTACAGAGGAGATTACAGGCTTCTTCATATTTGCTATGGTGTGGTTGTGCATATCCATAAGGGCAATGAATTCAAAAAGCTTTTCATCGTCAACGCTCTCCAGAACTTTCAGATCAATACCCACTGAAAAATGCTTCCCGTTATTGCGTATGATAACGACACGGACATCATCGTCCTTATCAAAATCCTTGAGCGCCTGATTCAGAAGTAAAGCAAACTCAATGCTGAACGCATTGTTCTCCGAAGTGCGGTTCAGGGTGATGTAGCCCTTGTGATTGTTTTTTTCGGTGATAATCTCAGAATTCGCCATAACGCCTCCCAGTAAAACTATGTTATATTGATTATACAGAAAGAGCAATATAAATACGAACGACGGTTCACAATAGGCGTTGAATTCTTCGCTGACGCTCTGAGTGACGCATAGCTGCGTCACTCAGCTTATTGACAAAGTCCATTTCAAAGTAAAAAAGTATATATTTGCATAAATCCTCCCCAGCCCTCCTTTGCGAAAGGAGGGGGTTTTGCTTTTAGTGACAACGATTTTTCCCTTTAATAATGGGAATTGAGGGGGATTTTATAGAGATGAACAAGCCTGTTACTGTGTTTGTCATCAGTCTCAGAGTGACGCATAGCTGCGTCACTGCGAGGAGTCCAAGCGACGAAGCAGTCTCTTGTTTAATAGTAAGGAACCGTACATCCTGTCGGATTTTTGTACACGCTCACGGTTTGCATAGCAAACCTTCGCTGCGCACGACGGCAGCCGCATCCTGCGGCTGGTTTGAGCGGCTTCCACAAAAAAAGGGAAACCCTAATCAGGATTTCCCTTTTCCGTATCTGATTTGCCGCAAAAATCCGTACATCCTGTCGGATTTTTGTACACGCTCGCGGTTTGCGTAGCAAACCTTCGCTGCGCACGACGGCAGACGCATCCTGCGGCTGGTTTGAGCGGCTTCCACAAAAAAAGGGAAACCCTAATCAGGATTTCCCTTTTCCGTATCTGATTTGCCGCAAAAATCCGTACATCCTGTCGGATTTTTGTACACGCTCGCGGTTTGCATAGCAAACCTTCGCTGCGCACGGCGGCAGACGCATCCTGCGGCTGGTTTGAGCGGCTTCCACAAAAAAAGGGAAACCCTAATCAGGATTTCCCTTTTCCGTATCTGATTTGCCGCAAAAATCCGTACATCCTGTCGGATTTTTGTACACACTCGCGGTTTGCATAGCAAACCTTCGCTGCGCACGGCGGCAGACGCATCCTGCGGCTGGTTTGAGCGGCTTCCACAAAAAAAGGGAAACCCTAATCAGGATTTCCCTTTTCCGTATCCTTCTACAGATAAAACCTTAATACTAAGCGTTTACCTGTTTAACAAGCTGCCTCTTAATTTACCGCTGCAAAAAGTACATTCTGTCTTTTTGCAGACACGCTCAGTTGGGTTCAACCCGCCTTCGCTACTTTTGAGCAGTTTTCAAACAGGTCTGATCGCTAAGCGTTTACCTGTTTAACAAGCTGCTCAAACTGTTCGGGGCTTTTGATAGCCATTTCAGAAAGCGATTTCCTGTCGAGGGTGATGTTCTTTTCTTTCAGCTTGCCTATGAAGGTGCTGTAGCTGAGGCCGTATTGTCTTACGGCGGCTCCGATCCTTATGATCCAAAGAGTTCTGAAGTCGCGTTTTCTGCGTTTTCTGCCTTTGTAAGCTTCAGCAAGAGCGCGTTCGCCCTGCTCGCGGCTTTTTTTGTAGACATTGTTCGCTGCGCCCTGAAAGCCTTTGGAGACCTCAAGCCATTTTTTGTGACGTTTGCGGGCTTTGACCCCGCCTTTCGCTCTTGGCACTGTTCGTCCTCCTTACATTAAGCGTACGGCAGCAGTTTTTTGATATTTGCTGCGTCTTGTCCTTCAAGGATGCCAGGGTGGCGCAATGCGCGCTTTCTTCCGCTGCTTTTTGAGGTGAGGATGTGCCTCAAAAAGCCTTTTTTGTACTTAACCTTACCACTGCCGGTAACTTTAAATCTTTTGGCAGCGCCCTTATGGGTTTTCATCTTAGGCATTAGCCTACCTCCGAAAATTAGTTGTTAACAGGCGAGATAATCATCACCTGCTGACGACCCTGCATCTCAGGTGTCTTCTCAACGACTCCTAAGCCTGTGACGTCCTGCGTCACTCTATTCAAAAGCTCCGTGCCGCTGTCCTGAAACATCATTTCCCTGCCTCTGAAACGGATCACAAGCTTGACCTTATCCCCTTCTTCGAGGAAACGCCTTATGTGCCTCAGCTTCGTCTGGTAGTCATGATCTTCAATCTTCGGACGGAACTTTATCTCCTTGGTTTCGATCTGATTCTGACGCTGTTTTTTACGTGCTTCACGATCTTTCTTGTTCTTCTCAAATTTGTATTTGCTGAAGTCCATTACACGGCAAACGGGAGGTGTCGCGCTTGCTGATACCTCGACGAGATCAAGTCCGGCTTCGGCGGCCAACGCCAGAGCCTCCTTTATCGGTACCACTCCTCTTTGACTGCCGTCATCAAGTATTAACCTTACTTCAGAAGAGGTTATTTCTTCGTTCATCCTTTCTCTGTCGAGCGATTGCTGCTGTCTGCCGCGTATGACTCACCTCCATAATTCGAGTGACTTACTTACGTCAAGCCCTCTTAATACACTAATATAAGCGGAAAGATCAAGATTATTTTTATTTTCTCCATCTCTTAGCCGCACGGTCAGGGTGCCGTTTTCCACTTCGTTCTTGCCGAGAATGACCATATGAGGGATCTTCTCAAGCTGCGCTTCCCTGATTTTCAGGTTTATTTTTTCGTTTCTGTAATCGCCTTCAACACGGAAGCCTTCCGCCCTGAGAGCGGCTTCAACTTTTTTGCACATTTCAAGGGAATCGTCAGTGATGTTCATCACTCTGACCTGAACAGGCGTAATCCACACGGGAAAGTTGCCTGCGAAATGCTCTGTAAGAACGCCGATGAATCTGTCAACTGAACCGAGAATAACCCTGTGGAGCATTATCGGGCGGTGTTTCTGTCCGTCCTCTCCGATATACGAGAGCTCAAAGCGCTCCGGCAGGTTAAAATCCGCCTGAATTGTGGCGCACTGCCAGAAACGTCCAATGGCGTCTTTAAGCTTAATATCTATTTTGGGACCGTAAAAAGCCCCGTCCCCTTCGTTTATCTGGTAGGGAAGTTCTTTAATCTTTAACGCTTCAAAAAGGGCTGCTGTCGCTTTTTCCCAGTTTTCATCACTGCCTATGTATTTTTCGGGCTTGGTAGAGACCTCAATCTCAAACTCGAAACCGAAAACATTCATAACATCGGTTACGAAATCGATTATTTTGACTATTTCACCGTTGAGCTGCTCAGGAGTACAGAAAACATGCGCGTCATCCTGAGTGAACGCGCGGACACGCATAAGCCCGTGGAGAACGCCGGATTTTTCGTGC is a genomic window of Geovibrio thiophilus containing:
- a CDS encoding enoyl-CoA hydratase/isomerase family protein, which translates into the protein MANSEIITEKNNHKGYITLNRTSENNAFSIEFALLLNQALKDFDKDDDVRVVIIRNNGKHFSVGIDLKVLESVDDEKLFEFIALMDMHNHTIANMKKPVISSVKGYCVANGAGLSFACDLTVAAQSAVFGTTAVNVGLICTGPGIPLTKNIGRKKAMEMVLLGERFTAQEMYEMGLVNRVVPDEELEGKTEEIADAIAAKSPLAVSAGKRGISGSYDMGYHAAVDNGTKVFAELCATEDAAEGIRAFLEKRKAEWKLR
- the rplT gene encoding 50S ribosomal protein L20 yields the protein MPRAKGGVKARKRHKKWLEVSKGFQGAANNVYKKSREQGERALAEAYKGRKRRKRDFRTLWIIRIGAAVRQYGLSYSTFIGKLKEKNITLDRKSLSEMAIKSPEQFEQLVKQVNA
- the rpmI gene encoding 50S ribosomal protein L35 translates to MPKMKTHKGAAKRFKVTGSGKVKYKKGFLRHILTSKSSGRKRALRHPGILEGQDAANIKKLLPYA
- the infC gene encoding translation initiation factor IF-3 — protein: MNEEITSSEVRLILDDGSQRGVVPIKEALALAAEAGLDLVEVSASATPPVCRVMDFSKYKFEKNKKDREARKKQRQNQIETKEIKFRPKIEDHDYQTKLRHIRRFLEEGDKVKLVIRFRGREMMFQDSGTELLNRVTQDVTGLGVVEKTPEMQGRQQVMIISPVNN